A region of Culicoides brevitarsis isolate CSIRO-B50_1 chromosome 1, AGI_CSIRO_Cbre_v1, whole genome shotgun sequence DNA encodes the following proteins:
- the LOC134836781 gene encoding uncharacterized protein LOC134836781, protein MSLPETFVPGFHDEAAVRKMEYLPFGKTGLRVSKISLGGGTLAGTFYGSLDEQEAIAAVHEALKKGINYIDTAPYYGQGSSEDLLGKALKGVPRKSYYLATKVGRYDPPNTYTQFDYSARKTRESIEKSLKLLGVDYVDVVTIHDIEFEEDLRPVLHECLPTLEKLRAEGKIRFIGVSAYPIGRLRDAIKLVPGRFNSVLVYARNTLIDNSLSDHLPFFESEGVGVICAAGHAMRLLTNVGPFPWHPAHDETKKICEEAAHYCVRHDVELGKLAMYHFIQLRGPATFLVGMQTRKLLEINLDAYFNGLNDKEKQVLDHLNKNIFAKLTHRHWEGVEIERYREFMKTKPRHHN, encoded by the exons ATGTCCCTTCCCGAAACTTTTGTGCCCGGCTTCCATGACGAAGCTGCAGTTCGCAAAATGGAATACTTACCTTTCGGCAAAACGGGCCTCCGAGtctcgaaaatttctttgggTGGTGGCACTTTGGCTGGAACGTTTTATgg ttcgctTGATGAGCAAGAAGCGATCGCTGCGGTGCATGAAGCTCTCAAAAAAGGCATCAACTACATCGATACCGCTCCGTATTACGGTCAAGGCAGCAGCGAGGACTTGTTGGGCAAAGCTCTGAAGGGCGTTCCGCGGAAATCTTATTATTTGGCGACGAAAGTAGGTCGTTACGATCCGCCCAACACGTACACCCAATTTGACTATAGCGCGCGCAAAACTCGCGAAAGCATcgaaaaaagcttaaaactgCTCGGAGTGGATTACGTTGACGTCGTTACGATTCACGACATTGAATTCGAGGAGGATTTGCGTCCCGTGCTTCACGAATGTCTCCCGACGTTGGAAAAACTTCGGGCGGAAGGCAAAATTCGCTTCATCGGTGTCAGTGCTTACCCCATTGGACGTTTGCGGGATGCCATCAAGCTGGTTCCGGGTCGATTTAACTCCGTGCTGGTTTACGCGAGAAACACGTTGATCGATAATTCGCTCTCGGATCATCTGCCGTTCTTCGAAAGTGAAGGAGTTGGTGTCATTTGTGCCGCCGGGCATGCAATGCGACTTTTGACGAATGTCGGGCCGTTTCCGTGGCATCCAGCACATGACGAAACCAAGAAAATTTGCGAAGAAGCGGCGCATTATTGCGTTCGGCATGATGTGGAGTTGGGGAAATTGGCAATGTATCATTTTATTCAGTTACGAGGTCCGGCGACGTTTTTGGTAGGCATGCAAACAAGAAAATTGCTGGAAATTAATTTGGACGCGTATTTCAATGGACTTAATGACAAGGAGAAACAAGTTTTGGatcatttgaacaaaaatattttcgcaaaATTGACACATCGCCACTGGGAAGGCGTCGAAATTGAGCGTTATCGTGAATTTATGAAGACAAAACCGCGTCATCATAACTAA
- the LOC134835247 gene encoding transforming growth factor-beta-induced protein ig-h3 isoform X2, producing MRVHPSVILLVAVLAVHGSYAFNIHSREKSDSVEEREILGRDTEPLDLDYVKGPISINPDDPGLGLSKVPETSSASHEEQFPVQSFNQHFGNIFGNGFLAAFPGLGFFDFPRYEPWWKGPNVCKTREEDIEAEDEKDGEAKETISDKEDSLIQAFHLNVETCAEKSNKYQCTKITNQAGKKRTYKITYKCCAGYARRRSAENPNGNCVKLDLAPIENTIEKLGGKEFMKSAKKGSVESEMDDMTVFAPVDESFTDFAEKMFENNLVVVPLNKRERRDTSSDENGVNTRDLVHAHMVKGIIDIEEIENEQVLVSEYNNSTIRLNIFPRPPGDREQEFPYQYTANCVPIVKPNQLASNGMVHMIKGVLMPPEKTVMDMLRERPDMAVFVTVLERTKLDEMLMDPSRHVTVFAPTDSAFEKLDPQLRKKLKEGRGCASNILKNHILDLTFCSSAVADDAKTSAYNLLSERIELEYTDEAPDTTENEIADMTNKRFIIINKKARMTETDLMATNGVIHIIDSMLPTESAQTISSVLENNNSTIMMKLLEQGNLRDYVDDSMNTTFFAPTDKAFEQSETGKYWLKKLEENPSELKNNLELKNFVDYHIMQPMVKTCDLVDGIAKTRSDREVRVNLYSTNFPFMNIMNRATVNCARLVHFDEDSCGSVVHQVDKVLEVPKNNLLQQLEATEKYSTFLRLVKEANLTSLLEDHTKSYTLLVPKDEHFKEVEEFLSEIESKEDQKEFLIKSHIIPEVMCCAGITQSQWPFVRSIPALSQAHLRLDRDRRPKIQNAGITKCDIIATNGIIHEINDLIAVQKQRPQQPQHDQNPFRHDFFF from the exons atgaGGGTTCATCCTTCAGTGATATTACTTGTGGCCGTTTTGGCAGTTCATGGCTCTTATGCCTTCAA TATTCATTCCAGAGAAAAAAGTGACTCCGTTGAGGAACGCGAGATCTTGGGACGCGACACGGAACCATTAG atTTGGACTATGTTAAGGGACCGATCTCCATAAATCCCGACGATCCAGGTTTGGGATTGTCAAAAGTTCCAGAAACTTCGTCGGCATCGCATGAAGAGCAATTCCCGGTACAAAGCTTCAATCAGcattttggaaatattttcggAAATGGATTTTTAGCTGCCTTCCCTGGATTGGGCTTCTTCGACTTCCCACGCTACGAACCTTGGTGGAAAgg accAAACGTTTGCAAGACTCGTGAAGAAGACATCGAAGCCGAGGACGAAAAAGATGGCGAAGCGAAGGAAACGATTTCCGACAAGGAAGACAGCTTAATTCAAGCATTCCATCTGAACGTCGAGACGTGCGCCGAGAAATCCAACAAGTACCAATGCACAAAGAT TACAAATCAAGCCGGCAAGAAGCGAACGTACAAGATCACCTACAAATGCTGTGCTGGATATGCGCGTCGTCGTTCTGCCGAGAATCCCAATGGAAATTGTGTCAAGTTGGATTTGGCACCGATTGAGAATACAATTGAGAAATTGGGTGGCAAGGAGTTTATGAAGAGTGCCAAAAAGGGATCAGTTGAGAGTGAAATGGATGATATGACGGTGTTTGCTCCAGTTGATGAGTCTTTTACTGATTTTGCGgagaaaatgtttgaaaat aACTTGGTTGTCGTTCCTCTGAACAAACGCGAACGTCGCGACACATCTTCAGACGAAAATGGCGTCAACACACGTGATCTCGTGCATGCCCACATGGTCAAAGGCATCATTGACATCGAAGAAATCGAAAATGAGCAAGTTTTGGTGTCGGAATACAACAACAGCACCATTCGTTTGAACATTTTCCCTCGTCCGCCAGGTGATCGCGAACAAGAATTCCCCTACCAATACACGGCAAACTGCGTTCCAATTGTAAAACCGAACCAACTTGCCAGCAACGGAATGGTTCACATGATCAAAGGAGTGTTGATGCCGCCAGAGAAGACTGTCATGGATATGTTAAGGGAACGCCCGGACATGGCGGTGTTTGTAACTGTCTTGGAACGCACGAAACTCGATGAAATGTTGATGGATCCATCGCGACACGTGACAGTTTTTGCACCAACAGACAGCGCTTTTGAGAAATTGGATCCGcaattgaggaaaaaattgaaggaggGACGTGGATGTGCTTCAA atattctCAAAAACCACATTCTCGACTTAACCTTCTGCTCTTCCGCTGTCGCTGACGACGCCAAAACTTCCGCCTACAACCTCTTGAGTGAACGCATCGAGCTCGAATACACCGACGAAGCCCCCGACACCACCGAAAACGAAATTGCCGACATGACGAACAAgcgtttcatcatcatcaacaaaaaaGCTCGCATGACCGAAACCGATTTGATGGCCACGAACGGCGTCATTCACATCATCGACAGCATGTTGCCAACGGAATCCGCCCAAACGATTTCCAGCGTCCTCGAGAACAACAATTCGACAATTATGATGAAATTATTGGAACAGGGCAACTTGCGGGACTACGTTGACGATTCCATGAACACGACATTCTTCGCGCCAACGGACAAAGCCTTCGAGCAATCCGAAACCGGAAAATATTGGTTGAAAAAATTGGAGGAAAACCCGTCAgagctgaaaaataatttggaattGAAGAATTTCGTGGATTATCACATCATGCAACCGATGGTAAAAACGTGCGATTTGGTCGATGGCATTGCAAAAACACGTTCCGACAGAGAAGTTCGCGTTAATTTGTATTCGACG aacttCCCCTTCATGAATATCATGAACCGTGCCACTGTTAATTGCGCCCGTTTGGTCCACTTTGATGAAGATAGCTGCGGATCCGTCGTACACCAAGTCGATAAAGTGCTTGAAGTACCAAagaat aatttactTCAACAATTGGAAGCCACTGAGAAATACAGCACCTTCTTACGCTTGGTAAAGGAAGCCAACTTGACCTCACTTCTCGAAGATCACACAAAGAGCTACACCCTCCTCGTGCCCAAAGACGAACACTTCAAAGAAGTCGAAGAATTCTTGTCCGAAATCGAGTCCAAGGAAGATCAAAAGGAATTCCTCATCAAATCTCACATCATTCCCGAGGTCATGTGCTGCGCCGGCATCACGCAATCCCAATGGCCCTTCGTTCGAAGCATTCCCGCCCTCAGTCAGGCCCATCTCCGTCTCGATCGTGATCGTCGTCCCAAAATCCAGAACGCTGGCATCACAAAATGCGACATTATCGCGACAAATGGCATCATTCACGAGATTAACGACTTGATTGCGGTCCAAAAGCAACGTCCTCAGCAACCGCAACACGATCAAAACCCGTTCCGGCATGATTTCTTCTTCTAA
- the LOC134835247 gene encoding transforming growth factor-beta-induced protein ig-h3 isoform X1 — MRVHPSVILLVAVLAVHGSYAFNPFDASSSFASFGPLRLHHQNLFKFTDSSDSSEDDDSQWPFGPSSIHSREKSDSVEEREILGRDTEPLDLDYVKGPISINPDDPGLGLSKVPETSSASHEEQFPVQSFNQHFGNIFGNGFLAAFPGLGFFDFPRYEPWWKGPNVCKTREEDIEAEDEKDGEAKETISDKEDSLIQAFHLNVETCAEKSNKYQCTKITNQAGKKRTYKITYKCCAGYARRRSAENPNGNCVKLDLAPIENTIEKLGGKEFMKSAKKGSVESEMDDMTVFAPVDESFTDFAEKMFENNLVVVPLNKRERRDTSSDENGVNTRDLVHAHMVKGIIDIEEIENEQVLVSEYNNSTIRLNIFPRPPGDREQEFPYQYTANCVPIVKPNQLASNGMVHMIKGVLMPPEKTVMDMLRERPDMAVFVTVLERTKLDEMLMDPSRHVTVFAPTDSAFEKLDPQLRKKLKEGRGCASNILKNHILDLTFCSSAVADDAKTSAYNLLSERIELEYTDEAPDTTENEIADMTNKRFIIINKKARMTETDLMATNGVIHIIDSMLPTESAQTISSVLENNNSTIMMKLLEQGNLRDYVDDSMNTTFFAPTDKAFEQSETGKYWLKKLEENPSELKNNLELKNFVDYHIMQPMVKTCDLVDGIAKTRSDREVRVNLYSTNFPFMNIMNRATVNCARLVHFDEDSCGSVVHQVDKVLEVPKNNLLQQLEATEKYSTFLRLVKEANLTSLLEDHTKSYTLLVPKDEHFKEVEEFLSEIESKEDQKEFLIKSHIIPEVMCCAGITQSQWPFVRSIPALSQAHLRLDRDRRPKIQNAGITKCDIIATNGIIHEINDLIAVQKQRPQQPQHDQNPFRHDFFF, encoded by the exons atgaGGGTTCATCCTTCAGTGATATTACTTGTGGCCGTTTTGGCAGTTCATGGCTCTTATGCCTTCAA TCCATTCGATGCAAGTTCAAGTTTCGCGAGCTTTGGACCGCTTCGTTTGCACCACCAAAATCTGTTCAAGTTCACCGATAGTTCCGATAGTAGTGAAGATGATGACTCACAATGGCCCTTTGGCCCATCTAGTATTCATTCCAGAGAAAAAAGTGACTCCGTTGAGGAACGCGAGATCTTGGGACGCGACACGGAACCATTAG atTTGGACTATGTTAAGGGACCGATCTCCATAAATCCCGACGATCCAGGTTTGGGATTGTCAAAAGTTCCAGAAACTTCGTCGGCATCGCATGAAGAGCAATTCCCGGTACAAAGCTTCAATCAGcattttggaaatattttcggAAATGGATTTTTAGCTGCCTTCCCTGGATTGGGCTTCTTCGACTTCCCACGCTACGAACCTTGGTGGAAAgg accAAACGTTTGCAAGACTCGTGAAGAAGACATCGAAGCCGAGGACGAAAAAGATGGCGAAGCGAAGGAAACGATTTCCGACAAGGAAGACAGCTTAATTCAAGCATTCCATCTGAACGTCGAGACGTGCGCCGAGAAATCCAACAAGTACCAATGCACAAAGAT TACAAATCAAGCCGGCAAGAAGCGAACGTACAAGATCACCTACAAATGCTGTGCTGGATATGCGCGTCGTCGTTCTGCCGAGAATCCCAATGGAAATTGTGTCAAGTTGGATTTGGCACCGATTGAGAATACAATTGAGAAATTGGGTGGCAAGGAGTTTATGAAGAGTGCCAAAAAGGGATCAGTTGAGAGTGAAATGGATGATATGACGGTGTTTGCTCCAGTTGATGAGTCTTTTACTGATTTTGCGgagaaaatgtttgaaaat aACTTGGTTGTCGTTCCTCTGAACAAACGCGAACGTCGCGACACATCTTCAGACGAAAATGGCGTCAACACACGTGATCTCGTGCATGCCCACATGGTCAAAGGCATCATTGACATCGAAGAAATCGAAAATGAGCAAGTTTTGGTGTCGGAATACAACAACAGCACCATTCGTTTGAACATTTTCCCTCGTCCGCCAGGTGATCGCGAACAAGAATTCCCCTACCAATACACGGCAAACTGCGTTCCAATTGTAAAACCGAACCAACTTGCCAGCAACGGAATGGTTCACATGATCAAAGGAGTGTTGATGCCGCCAGAGAAGACTGTCATGGATATGTTAAGGGAACGCCCGGACATGGCGGTGTTTGTAACTGTCTTGGAACGCACGAAACTCGATGAAATGTTGATGGATCCATCGCGACACGTGACAGTTTTTGCACCAACAGACAGCGCTTTTGAGAAATTGGATCCGcaattgaggaaaaaattgaaggaggGACGTGGATGTGCTTCAA atattctCAAAAACCACATTCTCGACTTAACCTTCTGCTCTTCCGCTGTCGCTGACGACGCCAAAACTTCCGCCTACAACCTCTTGAGTGAACGCATCGAGCTCGAATACACCGACGAAGCCCCCGACACCACCGAAAACGAAATTGCCGACATGACGAACAAgcgtttcatcatcatcaacaaaaaaGCTCGCATGACCGAAACCGATTTGATGGCCACGAACGGCGTCATTCACATCATCGACAGCATGTTGCCAACGGAATCCGCCCAAACGATTTCCAGCGTCCTCGAGAACAACAATTCGACAATTATGATGAAATTATTGGAACAGGGCAACTTGCGGGACTACGTTGACGATTCCATGAACACGACATTCTTCGCGCCAACGGACAAAGCCTTCGAGCAATCCGAAACCGGAAAATATTGGTTGAAAAAATTGGAGGAAAACCCGTCAgagctgaaaaataatttggaattGAAGAATTTCGTGGATTATCACATCATGCAACCGATGGTAAAAACGTGCGATTTGGTCGATGGCATTGCAAAAACACGTTCCGACAGAGAAGTTCGCGTTAATTTGTATTCGACG aacttCCCCTTCATGAATATCATGAACCGTGCCACTGTTAATTGCGCCCGTTTGGTCCACTTTGATGAAGATAGCTGCGGATCCGTCGTACACCAAGTCGATAAAGTGCTTGAAGTACCAAagaat aatttactTCAACAATTGGAAGCCACTGAGAAATACAGCACCTTCTTACGCTTGGTAAAGGAAGCCAACTTGACCTCACTTCTCGAAGATCACACAAAGAGCTACACCCTCCTCGTGCCCAAAGACGAACACTTCAAAGAAGTCGAAGAATTCTTGTCCGAAATCGAGTCCAAGGAAGATCAAAAGGAATTCCTCATCAAATCTCACATCATTCCCGAGGTCATGTGCTGCGCCGGCATCACGCAATCCCAATGGCCCTTCGTTCGAAGCATTCCCGCCCTCAGTCAGGCCCATCTCCGTCTCGATCGTGATCGTCGTCCCAAAATCCAGAACGCTGGCATCACAAAATGCGACATTATCGCGACAAATGGCATCATTCACGAGATTAACGACTTGATTGCGGTCCAAAAGCAACGTCCTCAGCAACCGCAACACGATCAAAACCCGTTCCGGCATGATTTCTTCTTCTAA